CTGCAATGTTAACCCGCTGGCCCATCCCAATCTTTTTCCCATATGAGTTTAGCAGTTAGCTGCCTGAGGATGAGCAAGGTCTTTCTTTGTGAAATtaatcaaagtttaaaaaatgaaaaatacaatctACATGTTCAGTGAGAGTGACAACGTTTTGATTGAACCAAAGCTGAACTGTTAATGGTACGAGTAAATTCACAGGAACATGGAGATGCTGTATGTGATGATGCTTTTTCTCAGTGAACTTTGAAGTATGGTTAGGTTTGCTCtcttactttgtttttgtgattgtgaGTGTGTCGTCTGGGTCTCTTGGCTTCGTCGCAGTGCTTGGCACAAGATTGATTCTCCATCACTCTCGATTGAACAGCCGCTCTTTCTTAATCATGAGACAGCAGGCTCGGAAAAAACCCCCTGAAAGTTAAACCTTATAGTGTTTTTGAGCAGACCTAAAATGGCCGATGTGCGAGACGCCATTTTATGTTTCcttgttgttttttggggggcagAATCCCAGCCTTGTATTCAATCAGAGGCAGCTGGTGGAAGCCATATTTGcaggcatctgtgtgtgtacctccGTCTGAGAAGCAGCAGCCAGCCTACACAGGGATAGCCCACTGGAATGAGCTCAGTTTTTTGGCAAAAACGGAAATGAATTCCTGGCACAGAGTCGAGcagctcttttttccccctctttcgaTCACATGCCAGTCTCAGGAAGCCAGTGAGTTGTTTGATGGGCTTTCTCACATCACTCACTTGCTCTCACTTTCCGATGTCTGCTTACCATTAAATTATTtgtctttgatttatttttatggaACGGATTTCTTAAAGACATTCAGCTCCgcataaaaaaaagaagcttggGTGATCGGTGAGGATTGTGCCAATATGCAAAATCTCAGAAGGTCTTCTTTTGTTATGAAGTGATAAACGTTTCTCCAAATCTCAGCAGTTGAAGACTTGTTAGCAGTTATCAGCCATAAGTCGCGATTTTGAACCATTTccaggaacaaaaacaaagaatcagacacagagataaaactgaaactacGATGACATGCCTTTGTACAGTGACTGAATTTGAACACATCAGTCGAAAATGTAACGTAAATATACACTTCAAAATTCACAGTGCTATTCAGTTTTATCTTGCATGTATTTTACACAGAAGAATAGTTAGAATaaccctctcttttttttgtacCATTGCAGGACAGTTACCTTTGTGGATCTTTGATGCTGAAGCAACATGGATGCTGTCCTTGGGGCTGAGGTAGTAGATTGAATAGTTGTGGGGTTGTGTAACCTCTTTTTGAGATAACTATACAATCTACTGTCTTTCCCAAGGAGACAGCAGAGTCAGCCACTCACCGACTGTCATCTCCGGATGGGCAATCATGCTGTCCAATCAAACATAATGTACTGTGACAAGCATTGTTTTTTGAAGGAGCAGCTAAATTAGGTTGCATGTTCCCTAACAGGACGTGAACGTgtggtgtgtttgatttgggcTCTCTCAGGGTGAGGTAGTAGGTTGTATAGTTTGGTGGGTGGGATTGCACCCTGCTCAGGTGATAACTATACAGTCTATTGCCTTCCTTGAGGAGCTCACTGAACACTCATGAATGTTCAACACACTCTCAAGGCTAAGTATCACATTTATTCTTAGATTTCAGAAAAACAGGAGCAAATAGATATGTGCTGCAAAAGGTTAGCGATACATTGCTTGAAGCTGTCAAATGACTTACTCAAAAATATGTACATCTCAATAAAGTTATACCTGCATCAAATCAGTTGTCCAAAAAGCAGTAAATGAGATCttgatattgtttgtttgtcaccTACTGCAATTCTGATGGTTTCATGGTTTGTGTACAACAGCAGCTATTAAGTTTGTTAGTCTAGAGCACCCTCTAGTGGAGACTTATGAGATAGCTTTGACTTAAAGTTTGCAGACAAAGTGTAGGCAACCGAATGCCATAGCATACTAAGAGTATGCAGGGTTTCATTCAAACCAAACACTacaaaactcaaacacacaggcTGCCTGTGTGTCCTCAGTTGGTTATCTGTAATAAAGCCTCAAATGATTGTTGGACATTTTCTTGTGTGAGTGAGTAAAAAACCGTCTTACAAAGTCCCATGAACTCAAACCTCAAAGATACTGGGCTTATAATGACCCTGTGGTCTGTTGTTAGGGCGTGGTCTTCCCTCCTGATCCACACATCTCTGTGTGATTGGCTCGGCTGCCAATTCTCGATCGGCGAACTTGCTTGTCCCTATGGCAACAGTTTATGTTCATGAGGAAGCGCCTCCATATTTGACTGTAGGCCTGTTGGATCTTTGGGATGCGATACGCATAAACCACAGGGTTGACTGCTGAGTTGGCATGAGACAGGAGAATACCTGGAAAAATGGATTTGTTACTGTCAAATTTCACAGTAACTGCTGGTAAGTATTGTGTATAAAGCCTCAGGGGGAACTTTGCAAACAAATCTCtcaacatgaataaaaaaaacctccCACTAACTGTGTAAGTACTAGAAAAGCTACTGTCACCTGCCTGTATAGAGTGTCCCCTGTGTGACAGCTTGAGGACCATGAAACAACAGCAGACAGTTCATCAGGTGCAGAGGAATCCAGCAGCCAGCAAACAAACTGAGAATCAGAGCCAGGGAGCAGGCCAGCCTCTTCTCCGTGAGCAGAGAGGCCTGGGCTTGAGGACAGCTCTCCTTCAGACGGCCCTGCAGGCTCCAGAAGATTCGCGTGTAGAGGAGGGTCATGACCAGCAGGGGTGCCATGACACATCCGAGGAAGTTGAAGTAGACCATGAAGGGGAGGGAGATAACTGAGAGGAAGGTGCAGGGTGGAGAGATGAAGGAAGTGGAAGATGTATTTGTGGAATCAGATGCTAGAGAGGAGTAGTTGTGCCACCCAAACAGAGGGGTGAACCCCAGTAGGCAGGAAAGTGtccagcacacagacacagccatCCATGTACGCCTTTGTGTGGCCAGTGCTTTGTATctgagaaagaaggaaggaaagataGAGGATTATTTCCACAAATCAACAAGTAAGCATGTTATCTATATAACTTTTCTACCTGTAAACCTGTGTTTCAGACTGCAAACCTTACCTGAGCGGTGTTTGTAACCGGAGGTATCGGTCCACGGCGATAGCTAGCAGTGACAGCACAGAGGCCTGAGTCAGCACGAGCACCACACAGCTGAGAAGTAGGCACAGGTCAGGGGTCAGATTCACCCAGCCATCCAATAGTACAGACAGGGGCACAGCGGCCACACCCACTAGGAAGTCAGCCACTGCCAAGGAAACGAGGAAGCAGAAGGTTGGCTCTCGAAGGGAATCCCGGATACCAATACATACCGCACACACTACCAACGCATTGCCAAAGCAACAGGCCACAGCAATCAGCACTTCTAGTACAGTGTAGGCCACCCAACTCCACTCAGCCATCACTGAAGATGGAGACCACGGAAGACAAAGAAGCTATGAATTTTGATAGAGAAGGTTTCCTTGAGAGCTGTGGACAGGTGGGTTGAATTCCACAGCGAGAGTTAAGTCCAACATAATCCTGTGTTTGCTGTTCAGATAGTGTATTCCTGCTCTTGGCTTCAAATGACCAGAAAAAGCTTTGGACAGATGCTTTTTATATGCAAACATGCATGCGCttctgtgtgcacacacaacaacagGCGTGCACTCCATGGAGACACCATCTGTATTTCATTAGTGAGTGAACATCATTTCCTCACTCTAATAAATGTGCCTCAGTAGCCATAGAGGAGAGGACTTCTGAATGAGCCATGGcacatttttcacacaacagGAGTGTTTGATATAGCCAGCGGTTCtcacaatattttaaaagtattaatacTACAGTGTTACAATACTGAATAAGtaaagcaaaatgtatttaaaatctaaaaaaaatcacaaaatatccCCTTTTAGTGTCATATTttgatatatattatattactaatgcattaatttgtaagcagtattttaatgttgtaactgTTTGAACTAATTTGAACTACTATATATGATATTGGGTAGTTTGATCTGTCATAATGCATCACATATTATAAGTTGATcatgtgttttatatgtaaaatctaaatctccaaagtaactaaagctgtcgaataaatgtagtggagtaaaaggtaGAAAAGTAgtacagtataaagtagtataaaatggaaatatttaagtaaagtacaagtacctcaaaatcatacctaagtacagtacttgcgTAAATGTAcgtagttacttttcaccatcattactgtaaatatgtcaTAGCAGAACAAGTTTGTGACTGTTaccagaacaaaaaaaaaacctgttttgCAGTACAAGCTGCATAGTCAGGAATGACAGTCCCTGTGTGTTGAACATTATGTAATTTGTCCCTGTGTCACATAGTTTTGTGTGTGGCCCCATCATTTGACTGTGGAaattttattgctttattttgGCAGCGTTATACATGAAATTAATACTCAACATCTCgaatgtgttcagt
This sequence is a window from Siniperca chuatsi isolate FFG_IHB_CAS linkage group LG10, ASM2008510v1, whole genome shotgun sequence. Protein-coding genes within it:
- the LOC122882424 gene encoding adenosine receptor A1-like: MAEWSWVAYTVLEVLIAVACCFGNALVVCAVCIGIRDSLREPTFCFLVSLAVADFLVGVAAVPLSVLLDGWVNLTPDLCLLLSCVVLVLTQASVLSLLAIAVDRYLRLQTPLRYKALATQRRTWMAVSVCWTLSCLLGFTPLFGWHNYSSLASDSTNTSSTSFISPPCTFLSVISLPFMVYFNFLGCVMAPLLVMTLLYTRIFWSLQGRLKESCPQAQASLLTEKRLACSLALILSLFAGCWIPLHLMNCLLLFHGPQAVTQGTLYTGILLSHANSAVNPVVYAYRIPKIQQAYSQIWRRFLMNINCCHRDKQVRRSRIGSRANHTEMCGSGGKTTP